Proteins encoded in a region of the Limanda limanda chromosome 17, fLimLim1.1, whole genome shotgun sequence genome:
- the prf1.3 gene encoding perforin-1.3 — MSAAAGGLAHPPAPALLPVPVPTRSRPASRLLWICWPGSVGSSRGCSSPRSALLLRAARVQPRRKLPSTMPCSSSCSSSSFLLLLLLLLLLPPAPACRTGSFTECQQVPFVPGHNLVGEGFDVVSLKTTGASVVDMKSFMVGGAEGNCTVCLNRLLNQTQKLPVSVVDWRIKVKCRRSLSSKMFESSQSVMKETSSSLGVSWKVGLSVAGLGGFAVGGSHSESSKFAESRSRKDKFSFTTHNLNCQYYTFRLHSRPLLSKEFDVSLKNLPSTYDLKNTSAFQQFLSIYGTHFIRRVHLGGRVHSITAIRTCEAAMSKMSVHAISNCLSVEASGTMKGVTLKASSAFCKAKSKRLKTGSTFSQAFSDRTTEVLGGDGDMGDILFTPNGAAGYKKWLASLRRVPGVVSYQISPLHLLVTDNPTLKSSLQEAISHYIRKSAKKLSCPGGCKVGNQNKNCACHCQGHRMVDSNCCPGEPGVARLNVTVVRAQGLWGDYFTKTDGYVKVFYGKKGATTPVIWNNDFPQWNYLIQLETVNLRHRVAVVFEVWDRDSGWNDNLLGKVALIPSSGRSVVKTFKLKHGSLVVRLSAVCAPSLQGALCEQYAPTPSYTGAWA; from the exons ATGTCCGCTGCGGCCGGAGGCCTggctcatcctcctgctccggCCCTgctcccggtcccggtcccgacCCGGTCCCGACCCGCCTCCCGGCTCCTCTGGATCTGCTGGCCCGGTTCTGTCGGCTCTTCCCGCGGCTGCTCGTCTCCCCGCTCGGCTCTTCTGCTCCGAGCCGCGCGTGTTCAGCCCCGTCGGAAGTTACC CTCAACGAtgccctgctcctcctcctgctcctcctcctccttcctgctcctcctcctgctcctcctcctcctcccccccgccccggCCTGTCGGACCGGCTCCTTCACCGAGTGTCAGCAGGTTCCCTTCGTCCCCGGTCACAATCTGGTGGGCGAAGGCTTCGATGTGGTGAGCCTGAAGACGACTGGAGCGAGCGTTGTGGACATGAAGAGCTTCATGGTGGGAGGAGCCGAGGGGAACTGCACCGTGTGCCTCAACCGCCTCCTCAACCAG ACGCAGAAACTCCCGGTGTCGGTCGTTGACTGGAGGATCAAG gtgAAGTGTCGGCGCAGTCTGAGCAGTAAGATGTTCGAATCCAGTCAGTCCGTGATGAAAGAGACGAGCTCTTCTCTGGGCGTCAGCTGGAAG GTTGGCCTCAGTGTGGCCGGACTGGGCGGCTTCGCTGTCGGAGGATCACATTCCGAGTCATCAAAGTTTGCGGAGAGTCGCAGCAGGAAAGACAAGTTCTCCTTCACCACGCACAACCTCAACTGCCAATACTACAC CTTCCGTCTTCACTCCCGACCTCTGCTGAGCAAAGAGTTTGACGTTTCCTTGAAGAACCTTCCGTCCACCTACGACCTGAAGAACACCTCGGCCTTCCAGCAGTTCCTCTCCATCTACGGGACCCACTTCATCCGCAGGGTTCACCTGGGGGGTCGGGTGCACTCCATCACAGCCATCCGGACCTGTGAGGCCGCCATGAGCAAGATGTCTGTCCACGCGATCAGCAACTGCCTGTCAGTGGAGGCCAGTGGAACCATGAAGGGCGTCACTCTCAAAGCCAGCAGTGCGTTCTGCAAAGCAAAGAGCAAGAGGCTTAAAACCGGGTCAACCTTCAGTCAGGCCTTCTCTGACCGGACCACGGAGGTTCTGGGAGGAGACGGGGACATGGGCGACATCCTGTTCACCCCCAACGGAGCTGCAGGCTACAAGAAGTGGCTGGCGTCCCTCAGGAGGGTCCCGGGTGTGGTGTCCTACCAAATAAGTCCCCTGCACCTGCTG GTGACAGATAACCCCACCCTGAAGTCCAGCCTCCAAGAGGCCATCAGCCACTACATCCGCAAAAGTGCCAAGAAGCTGAGCTGCCCGGGCGGCTGCAAGGTCGGAAACCAGAACAAGAACTGTGCCTGTCACTGCCAAGGTCACCGCATGGTGGACTCCAACTGCTGCCCCGGGGAGCCCGGCGTGGCCCGGCTGAATGTGACGGTGGTCCGAGCCCAGGGGCTGTGGGGGGACTACTTCACCAAGACGGACGGATATGTTAAAGTGTTCTATGGAAAGAAAGGAGCCACGACCCCGGTGATCTGGAACAACGACTTCCCCCAGTGGAACTACCTCATCCAGCTGGAAACCGTGAACCTGCGTCACAGAGT AGCTGTGGTCTTCGAGGTCTGGGACCGGGACAGCGGTTGGAACGACAACCTGCTGGGGAAGGTCGCCCTCATCCCGTCGAGTGGGCGGAGCGTCGTGAAGACCTTCAAGCTGAAGCACGGCTCGCTGGTCGTCCGGCTGTCTGCAGTGTGTGCTCccagcctgcagggggcgctgtgtgAGCAGTACGCCCCCACGCCAAGCTACACGGGAGCCTGGGCCTAA